A window of Cytobacillus sp. FSL H8-0458 genomic DNA:
GAGAACGTTCAGGGCATTCTTAACCAATGAGCTATGGAAAGTTCGCTTATCTGTATGACAGGCTGATGGAAGATGTTCCTTATGACAGCTGGATTAAATTGGTCAATGAAAAGCATGAGGAATTCAATGTTCCAGGCAAACAATTGCTGGATCTTGCGTGCGGCACAGGACAGCTTTCAATAAGGTTAAGTGAGCAGGGCTATGATGTAACCGGTGTGGATTTATCAGAGGATATGCTGGCTGTAGCCCAATCAAAGGCGGAACAGAAAGGTCTGCAAATTCCCTTTTTCCTGCAGAACATGGCAGAGCTTGAAGGGTTTAGTGAATTTGATATTATTGGCATCTTTTGTGATTCTCTGAATTACCTGGAGACAGAATCAGATGTGAAGAAGACCTTCCAGCGGGTCCATAGCCATTTAAGAAACGATGGTCTGTTTATTTTTGATGTTCACTCCATTTATAAAATTATGCAGATATTTATGAACCAGACATTTGCTGAAAATGACGAGGAAATTTCATATATCTGGCACAGCTTTCAGGGCGAATACCCCAATTCTGTAGAGCATGATCTTTCATTCTTTGTTCTTGACGAAAAAACAGGAAAGTATGACCGCTATGACGAACTTCATTTGCAGCGTACTTATCCTATTGATCAATATAAAAGCTGGCTTGAGGAATGCGGTTTTAACCTTGTTGATGTTTCAGCAGATTTTGAAGCAGGACCACCAGGCAGCAAGGCTGAACGAATCATTTTTATTGCAAAGAAAAGACACTAGTAAAAAACAGCCGGGTTCATTCCGGCTGTTTTTTTAAAATAATAAAGGATTTTTTCCGTTAGCATCGAATAGCTAATGGAGAGAATACTGTTTTTTTACTTCGACAAGATCTTCGTCAAACTTGGAGTGTGTAGCCTGGAATAAGTGTTCAAATACACTGCCGAGCTCGCTTTCGAGAATTTTAATTCCCTCTCCTGTAATTCCTCCTTTGACACACACCTTTTCCTGCAATGTAGGCAAAGTATAAAAACCTTTTTTCAGTAATTCCCCAAGCCCGATCAGCATTTCTCCTGCAAGCTTTGTAGCTGTTTCATTATCAATCTCCGTTTCCGCAACTGCCGCATTGATGAAGCGCTGTGTCAAGTAGCTGAAAAAGGCAGGGCCGCAGCTGACAATATCTGAAGAAACCCTGGTAATGGCTTCCTCTATAAAGACAGGCGTGGAGATGCTTTCAAAAAGCTTGTTAAGTTCCCCTTTCCATTGTTCGCTGCACTGTTCACCGAATGATAATAATGAAACTCCTGATAAGGCCCGGTTAGTTATGCTTGGAATCGCCCTCGCTGCTGAACAAGGCACAATTGATTCAAGCTGTTTTACACTAATAGGGCTGGTTATGGACACTACACATTTATCTTCTGACAGGAACGGCAAAATATTTTGAACGACATTATACACATCATGAGGCTTTACACAAATAAAGATCAGCGAAGAACGATGGGCGGCCTCTCTTGCATTATTTACAACGGTAATTTCCTGATGTGTTTCTTTTATTTCCATGGCTTTTGCCACTGTCCGATTGGTTATCGTCATGGAGGCCGGGGAAACGGCTCCTCCATCCAGGAAGGCCTCGGTCAAAATTCTCCCCATATTACCTGTGCCAATGATTCCGATCTTCAATGCTATATCCCTCCCTTAAAAGCAGGCTCTCTCATATAACGATATGTATCAAAAAAACATTTATTCCAAAAAGAAAGGATGGATTCATAGTGCCCGAATGGATAAAAACATATAAATTTTACTTTGCAGGAGGTGCGATTGCATTGGCTGCATTCCTCTATCACTATTTGACACCCGTTCAGGAGACTGAAGTATTTCCTGAGATTGAACAGTCAATTTCATTGAACGAAGAAAATGGTAAAGAAACAGCTGGTGATATGCAGGCTGAACAGGTGCCACAGGCAATGAAAGCAGATATTAAAGGTGCAGTAAAAAACCCGGGAGTGTACGAAGCAAAAGAGGGTGAAAGGGTAATAGACCTGCTGGAAAAAGCAGGCGGACTGACGGGAAAAGCGGATAGCACTAAAATTAATTTTGCTCTCAAAATTACAGATGAAATGGTGATATATGTTCCGGAAGAGGGTGAAATTGTTGAAGAGACCCAAACGGGAGCCGGAAATGTCGAGGCTAAAGGACAGCAGGATAGCGGAAAGGTAAATTTAAACAGGGCAGATGAAACAGAATTGCAGACATTGCCTGGGATTGGCCCCTCTAAGGCTGCAGCGATAATTGAACACCGGGATACAAATGGACCCTTTAAGGATATTGAGGATTTGAAATTAATATCAGGGATAGGGGATAAAACCTTTGAAAAACTCAAAGAGCATATTAGAATAAACTAATTTCATTCCATTGACCTGCACAAGCTTGAGGCTTACACTTATTGAGAGAAAAAGCTATATTTGAATTCAGGGCATTCATGCCTATGTAAAGGGGAGAGACAGATGGACCGGATTTCCTGGAACCAATATTTTATGGCACAAAGCCATTTGCTTGCTTTGAGGAGCACATGTACAAGACTTGCGGTCGGGGCAACCATTGTAAGGGATAAGAGAATCATTGCAGGCGGCTATAATGGATCTATTACCGGCGGTGAACATTGTGTTGATGAAGGCTGCTATGTTATTGATAACCATTGTGTCAGGACCATTCATGCGGAAATGAATGCGATTTTACAGTGTGCAAAATTTGGGGTGCCGACAAGTGAAGCAGAAATATATGTAACTCATTTTCCGTGCCTTCAATGCTGCAAAGCGATTATACAGGCGGGAATTAAAACAGTTTACTACGCACAGGACTATAAAAATCACCCTTATGGAATTGAACTCTTTGAGAAGGCTGGAGTGAAAACTGTCCAGGTGGCAGCTGAAAAAGTATCCTTTGATGACAGCATGCAGGAAAAACGTGAGTTTATAGAAGATTTAATCCATGAGCTTGAAAAAAGCGGTAAAAATCAGGACGTAATGAAAAGCTATAAAGAAAAAAAGGACAAGCTTTTTCAAAAATAAACCACTCAAGGAGCGGCACCTGCAATGATAAGGTGCTGCTCTATTTCAAAAAACTAAAGGAGCAAATGATATGAAAGGCAGATGGATCTACGCAGCTGCTGCCTCACTCCTGGGGAATTTGACATCATTACTTCATCCGGCAATTGCTATTATTTTTTCTCTTCTTGCCCTTTTCCTCTTGAAAAGAAATATCTTGACCAAAAACAACATGACTATCCTGATTTTGATTTACATTGTCTTAATCATAAGGAGTGAATTAGCGGCAGATTATAACAGGACAAGTCTTACAGGAAATGAGGGTGAATTTGAAATTACCCTGTCTGAATCAGTAAAGATAGATGGAGATCTTCTCACAGTCCTAATTGAATTGACCGGAAAAAAAGAAAAGCTGGCTGCCAGTTATAAGATCAAATCCGAAGCAGAACAAAAAATCCTTTCAGACCATCTGAGGATAGGAATGACATGCCGGGTTAATGGCACCTTACAGAATCCTCCAACTTCTACTAATCCTAATTCCTTCAGCTACAAGGATTACTTAAACCACAACAGTATCTTTTGGATCCTCGAATTGGAACAGTTAAACCTCTCTGATTGCACCTGCAATAAAAGCCGCATCACATTACCTATCTTAAAAATGAGGGAGATGGGCACTAATCATATTTTAGAGCATTTCCCTGAACAGACAGCTCCACTGGCAATTGCACTTGTTTTCGGCGATCGGAATTTTGTTGATGAGGATACTATTGCTTCTTATCAGAAAATCGGAATTATCCATTTGCTTGCAATATCCGGACTTCATGTAGGTATGCTTGCTGGAATGTTCTTTCTTGCCGGAATACGGGCCGGTATCACCAGAGAAAATATGACCAGCATCCTAATAATGGTTTTGCCGGTATATGCAATACTGACCGGAGCTGCACCGTCTGTACTGCGGGCTGTGTTTATGATGCTTCTGGTTTTACTGGCAAAGAAGCTGAAGGCCCCTATTCAATTAGCTGATGTTATTTCTATTGTGTTTGCAGGCTATCTTTTTATCTCCCCTTTTATTATATATAATGCCGGGTTTCAGCTGTCTTTTGCTGTTGCCTTATCGCTTATTCTCTCAGCTCCTGCCATCTTCAAAAAATTCACTCATCCCTTCGCTGCCCTCCTGGCTGTCTCCTTTATTTGCCAGATGGCAGCCATTCCGATCCTCCTTTGGCATTTTTATGAGGTATCGATCATTTCCATAATTGCCAATCTGGTCTTTGTGCCTTTGTTTTCTTCCATTGTACTTCCAGTGGTATTAATTCTATTCTTTATTGATTTATTAACAGGGGGAAGGGCAGATTTCTTACTTCATGTATTTGAAAAAATGATTATTTTTCTTAATTGGATTGCTGAAATGCTTTCGGCCATTCCTAATTCGACCCTTATACTTGGCAGGCCATCCGTTTTAATGCTGATCATATATCTTCTGCTGATTCCCGCATTCTTTGCCGGCTGGGAAAGGTCAAAAAACAAAAAAGCCATTATTAAGAACGGAGTGCTTCCCATCCTTGCAATAGTATTTCATTACTTGTCAAATGTGTTTACACCAGCTGGTGAAATTACATTTATTGATGTTGGGCAGGGTGACAGCATACTGATAAAGCTCCCGTATGGGAGAGGGAATTACTTAATAGATGCAGGGGGCGCGCTCATGGTTGAGACTGAGGACTGGAAGATGCGAAGTGATCCATATGAAACAGGAAAGGACACAGTAGTGCCTTTTCTGAAAAGCAAAGGGATCAGTAAAATAGATAAATTTTTTCTCACTCACGGGGATATGGACCACATTGGCGGCGCATCAGCTGTTCTGAGGGAAATGAAGGTAAAGTCTGTAGTGTTTCCACAGGGAGCTAAGTTCTCGGAGGCTGAAAAGGATTTAATTGTACAGGCTAAAAATAACAAAAGTGAAATTGTTTTTACTAAAGCCGGAGATAGCTGGCTTATAGGAGATTCCGTATTTCAAGTTTTGTCCCCGTTTGGCGGGGAGATGGGGGACGGTGAGGAGAAAAATGATGGATCTATTGTCCTTTTTGCCAAAGTGGGAGGGTTAAACTGGCTGTTTACCGGAGATTTGGAGGAACATGGGGAAGGTCAGCTCATAAAGTCTTATCCCAAGTTGAAAGCTGATGTCTTAAAAATTGGGCATCATGGAAGCAAAACCTCTTCAACAGAA
This region includes:
- a CDS encoding class I SAM-dependent DNA methyltransferase codes for the protein MSYGKFAYLYDRLMEDVPYDSWIKLVNEKHEEFNVPGKQLLDLACGTGQLSIRLSEQGYDVTGVDLSEDMLAVAQSKAEQKGLQIPFFLQNMAELEGFSEFDIIGIFCDSLNYLETESDVKKTFQRVHSHLRNDGLFIFDVHSIYKIMQIFMNQTFAENDEEISYIWHSFQGEYPNSVEHDLSFFVLDEKTGKYDRYDELHLQRTYPIDQYKSWLEECGFNLVDVSADFEAGPPGSKAERIIFIAKKRH
- the comER gene encoding late competence protein ComER: MKIGIIGTGNMGRILTEAFLDGGAVSPASMTITNRTVAKAMEIKETHQEITVVNNAREAAHRSSLIFICVKPHDVYNVVQNILPFLSEDKCVVSITSPISVKQLESIVPCSAARAIPSITNRALSGVSLLSFGEQCSEQWKGELNKLFESISTPVFIEEAITRVSSDIVSCGPAFFSYLTQRFINAAVAETEIDNETATKLAGEMLIGLGELLKKGFYTLPTLQEKVCVKGGITGEGIKILESELGSVFEHLFQATHSKFDEDLVEVKKQYSLH
- a CDS encoding helix-hairpin-helix domain-containing protein → MPEWIKTYKFYFAGGAIALAAFLYHYLTPVQETEVFPEIEQSISLNEENGKETAGDMQAEQVPQAMKADIKGAVKNPGVYEAKEGERVIDLLEKAGGLTGKADSTKINFALKITDEMVIYVPEEGEIVEETQTGAGNVEAKGQQDSGKVNLNRADETELQTLPGIGPSKAAAIIEHRDTNGPFKDIEDLKLISGIGDKTFEKLKEHIRIN
- a CDS encoding ComE operon protein 2 produces the protein MDRISWNQYFMAQSHLLALRSTCTRLAVGATIVRDKRIIAGGYNGSITGGEHCVDEGCYVIDNHCVRTIHAEMNAILQCAKFGVPTSEAEIYVTHFPCLQCCKAIIQAGIKTVYYAQDYKNHPYGIELFEKAGVKTVQVAAEKVSFDDSMQEKREFIEDLIHELEKSGKNQDVMKSYKEKKDKLFQK
- a CDS encoding DNA internalization-related competence protein ComEC/Rec2, whose product is MKGRWIYAAAASLLGNLTSLLHPAIAIIFSLLALFLLKRNILTKNNMTILILIYIVLIIRSELAADYNRTSLTGNEGEFEITLSESVKIDGDLLTVLIELTGKKEKLAASYKIKSEAEQKILSDHLRIGMTCRVNGTLQNPPTSTNPNSFSYKDYLNHNSIFWILELEQLNLSDCTCNKSRITLPILKMREMGTNHILEHFPEQTAPLAIALVFGDRNFVDEDTIASYQKIGIIHLLAISGLHVGMLAGMFFLAGIRAGITRENMTSILIMVLPVYAILTGAAPSVLRAVFMMLLVLLAKKLKAPIQLADVISIVFAGYLFISPFIIYNAGFQLSFAVALSLILSAPAIFKKFTHPFAALLAVSFICQMAAIPILLWHFYEVSIISIIANLVFVPLFSSIVLPVVLILFFIDLLTGGRADFLLHVFEKMIIFLNWIAEMLSAIPNSTLILGRPSVLMLIIYLLLIPAFFAGWERSKNKKAIIKNGVLPILAIVFHYLSNVFTPAGEITFIDVGQGDSILIKLPYGRGNYLIDAGGALMVETEDWKMRSDPYETGKDTVVPFLKSKGISKIDKFFLTHGDMDHIGGASAVLREMKVKSVVFPQGAKFSEAEKDLIVQAKNNKSEIVFTKAGDSWLIGDSVFQVLSPFGGEMGDGEEKNDGSIVLFAKVGGLNWLFTGDLEEHGEGQLIKSYPKLKADVLKIGHHGSKTSSTELFLAGVKPRIGVISAGRNNRYGHPHNDVMSRLNDYNVKVLRTDKQGAVTYFFKEDSGTFSVQLP